From one Cydia pomonella isolate Wapato2018A unplaced genomic scaffold, ilCydPomo1 PGA_scaffold_59, whole genome shotgun sequence genomic stretch:
- the LOC133534134 gene encoding protein distal antenna-like, producing the protein MYYTVRTPESTLRGWCKNEDKLRYMTSRLSSPDTDKSSDTEPLEKRARTESPAATSPAPLPHAGLDLSAPAPAPAPAHAPHPSPPIDAPVELTTRRADPAPAPPSPRDRRPDPGASVSMSAISPLSGLAHLPGLAHSHLGLSFNEIATNLTLLAQLNPGISALSAQPASRALRSVRSPKPAHNGVLNLNEPSKHRSKTHHYSHSDPYSRHSSKSSHHVSSTTANQPVDDSLWYWLKTQQAMLDLTSQTTAAHPLTLGKSEPSLPPKPVAPTVPISSHLDYNRNSWLWQYYKQFGGAMPLPEDKLKSASQVPKDKTSENILYSHLTKGKTEEERASTRSPVQPPQNGEVREPSGESVRVAEPAASPGTGAENKEPVENKSQANARTVLDSLLFNNGTADARAAAALPGEWEAGAAEVLEHGDKFLAWLEASADPSVTRMHVHQLRALLHNLRARRTPAAALDPARRK; encoded by the coding sequence ATGTATTACACCGTGCGAACGCCCGAGTCCACGCTACGCGGGTGGTGCAAGAACGAGGACAAGCTGCGCTACATGACATCGCGATTGTCCTCGCCTGACACCGACAAGAGCAGCGACACTGAGCCGCTGGAAAAACGTGCGCGCACCGAGTCGCCCGCCGCGACTTCGCCTGCGCCGCTGCCTCACGCCGGCCTCGACCTCTCGGCTCCGGCACCGGCACCGGCACCCGCGCACGCCCCGCACCCCTCACCGCCCATTGATGCTCCTGTCGAGCTGACTACCCGCCGCGCAGATCCCGCCCCCGCTCCTCCATCGCCCCGCGACCGCAGGCCCGACCCCGGTGCTAGCGTCTCCATGAGTGCCATCAGCCCGCTATCCGGCCTCGCGCACCTGCCTGGTCTTGCACATTCACATCTCGGTCTCAGCTTCAATGAGATCGCCACCAATTTGACGCTTCTGGCGCAGCTGAACCCGGGCATATCGGCGCTGTCCGCGCAACCCGCAAGTCGCGCATTACGCTCTGTGCGCTCGCCCAAACCCGCGCACAACGGAGTCCTCAACCTGAACGAACCGAGCAAGCACCGTAGCAAGACCCACCACTACTCTCACTCAGACCCGTATTCGCGACACAGCTCCAAATCAAGTCACCACGTCTCTTCCACCACCGCTAACCAGCCGGTCGATGACTCCCTATGGTATTGGCTCAAGACCCAGCAGGCCATGCTCGACCTCACATCGCAGACCACGGCGGCCCACCCTCTAACCCTCGGCAAGAGCGAACCGAGCCTTCCACCAAAACCCGTTGCGCCAACGGTCCCTATCAGTTCACACCTTGACTATAATAGGAACTCTTGGCTGTGGCAGTATTACAAACAGTTCGGCGGGGCGATGCCTCTGCCGGAAGACAAGCTCAAGTCGGCCTCACAGGTACCAAAAGATAAGACATCAGAGAATATCCTATACTCGCACCTAACGAAAGGGAAAACCGAGGAGGAGCGAGCTAGCACGAGGAGCCCAGTGCAGCCCCCGCAGAATGGTGAAGTGCGAGAACCGAGCGGCGAATCGGTGCGCGTGGCTGAGCCAGCCGCAAGCCCCGGCACAGGTGCTGAGAACAAGGAGCCCGTCGAAAACAAGAGCCAGGCCAATGCACGCACCGTGCTCGACAGTTTACTGTTCAACAATGGCACGGCGGACGCGCGAGCCGCGGCTGCGTTGCCCGGAGAGTGGGAGGCGGGCGCGGCCGAGGTGCTGGAGCACGGCGACAAGTTCCTGGCGTGGCTGGAGGCGAGTGCCGACCCGAGCGTGACCCGCATGCACGTGCACCAACTACGTGCGCTGCTGCATAATTTGCGAGCGCGCCGCACACCCGCCGCTGCGCTCGATCCAGCGCGTCGCAAATAA